Proteins encoded in a region of the Triticum dicoccoides isolate Atlit2015 ecotype Zavitan chromosome 3A, WEW_v2.0, whole genome shotgun sequence genome:
- the LOC119269211 gene encoding secretory carrier-associated membrane protein 2, whose amino-acid sequence MAGRYDRNPFDEDDVNPFAGGGVPPASNSRMPPLPHEPAGFYNDRATVDIPLGSSKDLKQKEKELQSKEAELNKRERELKRREEAAARAGIVIETKNWPPFMPIIHHDISNEIPIHLQRMQYLAFCSLLGLTLCLFWNIIATTAAWIKGAGVVIWLLAIIYFISGVPGAYVLWYRPLYNAMRTESALKFGWFFLLYLIHIIFCIWSAVSPPFPFKGKSIAGFLPAIDVIGSNAIVGIFYFVGFGLFCLEALLSIVVIQQVYMYFRGSGKAAQMRQEAARGAMRSAF is encoded by the exons ATGGCGGGGAGGTACGACCGCAACCCCTTCGACGAGGATGACGTCAACCCCTTCGCG GGAGGAGGTGTACCCCCTGCTTCTAATTCTCGGATGCCACCCCTTCCTCACGAACCTGCTGGATTCTATAATGATCGCGCTACCGTGGACATACCTCTTGGTTCATCGAAG GACTTAAAGCAAAAGGAGAAAGAACTGCAGTCGAAGGAGGCTGAGCTTAACAAACGGGAAAGA GAACTTAAAAGAAGGGAAGAAGCTGCAGCTAGAG CTGGTATTGTCATTGAAACGAAAAACTGGCCACCATTTATGCCCATCATTCATCATGACATTTCAAATGAGATACCAATCCACCTACAAAGGATGCAGTACCTTGCATTTTGTTCATTGTTGG GATTGACGTTATGCCTCTTTTGGAACATCATTGCAACTACCGCAGCATGGATTAAAGGGGCAG GTGTTGTCATCTGGTTGCTAGCAATTATCTACTTCATCTCTGGTGTCCCTGGGGCCTATGTGCTATGGTATCGGCCGCTTTATAATGCAATGAG GACTGAAAGCGCTCTGAAGTTTGGATGGTTTTTTCTGCTGTACTTG ATCCATATAATATTCTGCATCTGGTCAGCTGTGTCTCCCCCATTTCCTTTCAAAGGAAAATCTATCGC TGGGTTTTTGCCGGCAATTGACGTCATAGGCAGCAACGCTATTGTGGGG ATATTTTACTTTGTTGGATTCGGACTGTTCTGCCTTGAAGCACTGCTCAGCATTGTGGTCATCCAG CAAGTATACATGTACTTCCGTGGAAGTGGAAAGGCTGCTCAGATGAGGCAAGAGGCAGCACGTGGTGCTATGAGATCTGCCTTCTGA